In Schizosaccharomyces osmophilus chromosome 1, complete sequence, the genomic window CAACTCTAATCGAGCCTGAAGTATATAAAATGAGGATTGAATCCTCTGATACTGATATCGCTGTAGATGTTAGAAGTAAACGAACGAACTTTATAGCTTTTACGTACCATCTGATCAAATTCTCCCCTATGGGACATGCTTATTTCGTTAAGTGAATCAGAAAGATTTAGTTGTTTCGTATCATGTTTTCCAAACGATGCCAACGTCTTTTGAATAGCTTCGTCAaacaacttttttctttcttctaaaatagaaagacGCTTATTaatgtttttataaatactTTCTTGATTCAAATGATGGGTCGCCGTTGGAAAAGGAGGAGACCCTGCTGCAGAAGAAGAGCTTAAATTACCTGTGACGAACGAAGAAAACACATGATTCGTAACACATTCTTTATTGCTATTACAAATACTCTGATCTTCCTCGACCTCGGTCTTCGTTGCTGTTGTACTTGCAGGGGCGACATTCATGACGGAGCTTGGATAAtggcttttattttcctcaGTATTCAATATCGAAGCAGTCTGCTCAGGTTGAATAAATTGGCTATCATTTTTCGCGTTGGAACTTAACACGTCAGCTTGGTTATTTTGAGAAAGATCAAAGTCATTAGAATAaccttcttcattttcttcttcaaattcttcaatCATAGTTTTGCCAAAAACATGAACCAAACTCAATGGACAATAGAATTCAGAACCGTAGTGACTTAAAATCTCAATCTTCATATACTTAGCCCAGATTAGAGGGTTCTCTATGCGGAAAGACTGCAATGTTCGCAAATTCATTGCAGTGAAGGTGCCAAGCTCCATCCATGAAGATTCTTGCTTGGGGTATTTTCCGCTGACACTGATACGAACTGTTCGAAAAATGCTTGAGAAAAACTCGAAATTGGCGATTTGAACTGTATCAACATAAATATCTTCACATAGTTCTATAACAACAAACATCTTTGTGGCCGAGCACTTATTTAACATGTATTTATCCTTGTTTTCGGTCAGGATAGAGGAAGCACCTTCGGCTTCAGCATTAGTTTTTAAAACAGCTGCGGCACAGTCAGTGGAAGCAAAATTAAATCGTTTTTCCTCAGAAGTTACATGAGCTGCAATTGGGGCTTCAGATGAAGCACCTTCTTTCGCAACAGGACTTGTCTCAACACAAGTCTGGGAATAAGGATTATCAGGATTTTCGTTCGCACTTTTGTCCTTAGCTTCATCCCCAATTGCGGTATCGATGGAGGCTTGAGGAATTGGTTGTTCCAAGCTCGCAGATTCATAATCCGTTTTGACTGAAGGGGATCTCGCCGTCTTTGTTGGATTTTGTATTAAAGCAGTCTTGTTAAATGATTCATCCTCAATGGATGAGGTTGAATTTTCAGTAAGATTGAATTGAGCCGGTAGACTAGTTGCCTCAAAATCCTTCATAGTTTTTGATGCTTCAACAGAATTTATATCTTCTTGAACATGTTCATAACAGTGGCATTGCTCAGTCTCTTCACGAAATATGTctgaaaagattgaaagGGTATTCTCGCACACAGCGGATTCATGATTAATCAATGCATtagaatttgaaaaaataaataagaagagtataaaatatttaaagaaagatacATTCAAGTATCTTAAAAAGTTCCCGAAGACCACTTGCATATAGGCCTTCAATGGAGGTGATGCAGTGTGAATCTGCCACAACCTATTACTTCTTACTTGAAATTAACCAAACCCGAATTGTACAGACAAGAGTAGAAACAGTCAGAAATGACTTAATGCTCTTATTTTCTACGTATTCGTAAAGAATCGTGTGAGTAGTGGTAATATTGAAAATCTAATTCACTCGCGGTGGCATTGACGAACGCCagaatttttggtttggaTCGAGTTTTAAAAgggtttatttttttattatttttttaaaaaaatggGAGTTTCGGGCCTTTGGAACGTCCTTGAACCTGTGAAAAGACCCGTAAAGCTTGAGACTCTCAATGACAAGAGACTAGCAGTCGATGCATCTATCTGGATATACCAGTTTTTAAAAGCCGTACGTGATAAAGAGGGGAATCAGTTAAAAAGTAGCCATATCGTTGGGTTCTTTCGAAGAATATGtaaattacttttctttggtATCAAGCccatctttgtttttgatggAGGCGCGCCTGTTCTAAAGCGTCAAACTTTAAGGAAGCGTCAAGCAAGACGAGTCGACAGGCAAGAAAATGCAGCTTTAACGGCCAACAAAATTTACGCCCTACAAATGAGGCATCAGGCCATGCGccttgaagaagaaagtcGAAAGGCAGAAGTTGAAGTAGACACTTCTTTACAggcaaaaaatcaaaaactgTCTTCAATGTCCTTGGATAATAACGATGTAAAGCCTGTCTTAAATAACCAGAAAAAGTATCTTAAACCAGATCCTTACCAATTGCCAGAGATGGACGTTTCTTTTGACAATTTAAACAACGCTCATGACCCCCGTGTCATGTcacaagaagaattaaCTAATTATGCGATGAACTTTGGTGATATAGAGGATGTTAActtatttgatttttcaagtattgattttgattcaaGCATGTTTCGGTCCCTCCCAGATACGGATAAATATAGCATTCTTAGTGCAGCCCGGCTTCGGTCACGTTTCAGAATGGGTCTTAGTACCGACCAATTGGCagaaatgtttccaaatcGCATGGATTTCTCTCGCTTTCAAATTGAAcgattaaaagaaagaaatgatttAACTCAACGACTCATGGACTTTACTGGCATGAACCAATTTGGGCCGGGCCGAGTTGCAGGCGAGAAGAATAGAGAGTATATTTTGGTTAAGAACGAAGGTGCCGAGGGTGGTTGGGCCCTAGGCGTTATTTCTGGAACAGCAAAGAATGATCCTATTGTCATTGACGAAGATGCGGTCAAATTAAGCAGTACAATGGGCGAAGATGACGATGAAGCAGAGTTTGATGATGTGCCACTTCCCGAAACGCAGAAACAAATGAATCCTAGAGAATTGGTAGCAGCAAAATTGAGGGAGGTGAGAGAGCGCTCATTTGAAGAGGAGGATGACtcagaaaataaagagattGATGAGATCATGACACAGCTAGCTACTCATGAATCAATTGAATCCTATAATCGCGATGGAACTACAAACTTATTTAACCTTTCTACAGAAGATATAGACAACATTCGACGGGAGGTAGAAACGAATGAAGATAAAAAGCCTAAGGATGTTGtctttttagaaaaaaaaggtaaatcAGAAAGCCCTGAACGTAAGCTTGTCGAAGATGACAACACAACAAATGTGCCCCAGAAAGTTGAACCCAAAGAATCGATTTTTATGGATGATTTACCAACGTTCGAtaacaaagaaagtgaTCATGCTTTAGGACCATTaccttttaaagaaatggaCTGGGGaaaatctttgtttttctcagGTATTAAAGACAAATCATTATCATCAGAGCAAGGCAGTGTGAATTCAGTAAAGAAGAGTACGGAATCTGAACCGGTTTTGGGACAAGCGCTTAACTTGGAAGCGACTTCGCATAAAAGTgatattgaaaatgaaagcgTTGACAACTTGTTAGTACCCAACAATCAGCAGTTTGATAAGGGATTAAAAGAACAGCACCCAACCGATCAGCAAGTTGAAAAGTCGTTTGGGACTATTTGTAATGACGCTGTACCTATTAAGGAAGAGTCACCAACCCTAGATTCagccatttcttcttcgctCGAGAATAAGGGTCTTAAGAGGTCTTCTCCTTTACTAATAAAAGTGAATGAGGGAGATTATCGTCATGAGTATGCAAAGAAAGAGGCATCTCATGGAGATTTTGAACTAAAAGCAATATCTACAATGACtgataataaaaatgaagctgATGAGAAGGAAGATTTTGCTAAAATGAATAAGGAAGATCATTCCATCGAGCATATAAATATTCCTGAAGAATTGTCCGACTttaattccaaagaagaaacaagaaCCGATATGGCTGAAAATAACAATGACgttgttgaaaaggaaggtCATGCCAAAATGGATAAGGAAGTTTATTCCAATGAGCATACAGATAGTTCCCAAAATTTGGCTGACAATAATTCCGAACAAAAAGCGACCCATAAGCATTCAATGGACGGAATAACtggtgaagaagaagatgataaCTTGGAAGTTGCGCAGAATTTAAtggacgaagaagaagatgatatGATGATTCGCATGGctgaggaagaaaaggaatacGATCGATTTGTATCTGAATTGAATAAGAAAAACACTGATTCCAATTGGGATCAGGAAGCTTTCGAAAAGAGAATTCAAGAACTTAAAGTTCAAAAACGGACAGAAAAGCGTGACGCTGATGAAGTGACTCAAATGATGATTCGAGAATGTCAAGAGCTACTTAGACTTTTTGGTTTGCCTTATATTATTGCGCCTCAAGAAGCTGAAGCTCAATGTGCAAAATTGcttgaattgaaattgGTTGATGGTATCGTCACGGATGATTCAgatgtttttctttttggagGAACCAGGATCTATCGTAATATGTTTAATCAAAATAAGTTTGTAGAATTATACTTGATGGACGATATGAAGCGAGAGTTTAATGTTGATCAAACAAAGCTTATACGACTTGCTCATTTACTAGGAAGTGACTACACACTGGGATTAGCGAAGGTCGGTCCAGTATTGGCTTTGGAAATTTTGCGTGAATTTCCAGGTGAAACTGGCTTGTTTGAATTCAAGCAGTGGTTCCAACGACTGTCAACTGGGCAAGCAACCAAGGAAGACCTGGGTACACCTGTCAAGAGACGTATCAGCAAATTACTAGGAAAAGTAGTTATTCCTCCagattttccaaatccaaTGGTTGATGAAGCGTATTTGAAACCGAACGTTGATGAAAGCAAACAGAAATTTCAATGGGGGATCCCTGATTTAGATGAGTTGAGACAATTTTTGATGGCAACCGTGGGCTGGTCGAAACAAAGGGCGAATGAAGTACTTCTTCCAATTATTCAAGATattaatagaaaagaatttgagGGAACACAATCAAACTTGACACAGTTTTTCTCAGGCGGGAACGTTTTTGCTCCTAGAGTTGCTTATCAATTTCGAAGCAAACGAATGGAACATGctctttcatcttttcgACCAGACCAACCAGACCAAAATGAACGAGATTTGTCAACTTCTTTAGGAATTACAGATGTCGATGCAAACGAGGAAAGtgaacaaaatcaaatgtCTGATCCtttgaaacaaaggatcgctaagaggaaaagaatgatgCAAAGCCGAAGAGATTCCGACTCCGAATCAAGTTCTGAGGATGAAATATCGTCGTCTTCACTTAGCGCACTTTCTGAGCAAAACAAGGCGTCTGCTCCATTAAAAACTGAACTTTCTACCAAGTTAACTAAAAAAACTTCTAGAGTACGTAAGCGtcaataaaacaaaaattgtGGTCGAAAAGGTTGTCTAGGATGGTTTGTAAAATGAAGTATAGtagaattagaaaaaaggTGAATATTCTGATTTTTATCGGACTGTAGAACGCCGATATTGAAGGTAGTACTTTTCATGCATGGTTTTTCGTATGGAAACGAGCAAATGTATATCAATAGATTACTTATAAACTAAAAGATTGTTATATCTTCTACACGAAAGCAACCAAACTAATACATTCAGGGTTTTCGTGTTGCTTGGCAAGAGGGAACGAGACTAAATCGTACTGAATGTCAAGCCCTTTATCAACTTTATTGTTTCTCAACActaaaaacaaagctttACACGAGTAGAGACAgtaagaaaagcaataaaaacGAGCAGTTTATTAATCGTAAATAAATATCACTATATTAACCCATCATACTATGATATTATCGTACCTGCGTATTAAGTTATTAAATAACGATGGCACTGACTACTCGATATTCGTTGATTTAGAGTATGGTCACTGAAGGACTAATGTTACCTTACAATTGTTACTTTTTTCACGGAGACAAATAAGGCATTAGAAACACAAACCTTTGCATACTTCTgtcaaatttttgaaaatggcCACAAACATCGATGCTGAGCAAGCTGTAAATGCCGAAGAGGTTCGTACATGTTTGCTGTAAATAAACTAACCTCCGTAGATTGAAATGCAGGTAATGAATTCGTGAATATGAATTTTTCCGGTCCAGAAATGCTAAACGCGAACGGTTCTAGTTTGCAGTGAAAGCTGTTGAACAAGCTCGTACGTGCTTGTGATTGTGGTCATAATTACTAACTCATTGCAGAAATCTACTGGAGTCTTTTGGGCATGCGTAAAGGAAGCGAGTTACGTCTCACAAAGTATGTACATGTGATAAAAAGATATTTCTATATCTTTAATATGTTACTATTGATTCTAATCAGGTACAAGAtatgatgatgaaatttttgaagactTGAAGAAGACTTTTCCCGAGTTTGAAAACCCCAAGACTGTTGAATTCGTCAATGAGGAGGAAATGAAGTCTCCCAAAGGTAAAGCAGCTTGGCGCCCTTTTATGATGCGctaccaaaagaaaatcgaTGATTATAATTTTGGTACCTTACTCCGTGTGCGCAATACCGACGAATATGGACAGGATACTACTATCTTTGGTACGGATGATATTGTGGTTTCCACATGCAATTGCATTTTATACTAACCTAGCTACAGTTCCTCGTATGcaattctttgctttcGAGATTGCTCGTAACAAGTACGGAATGAATGACTGGGTCTACAAAAATTAGTGCATTAGAGGGAGGGTTAAAAGAGATacaataaatatttttggttCCTTGTTTATGGATCTATAATACGTGAAATTTGCTATTTCGTAGACAATGCTTATTGCTTGTTTCCAAAAGGCAATCAGCCTATGTGATTGTCcaattttcaaataattcaaaagtttGGCCGTAGATTATTTACAATTACACAACAATTAGAATGAAATATCAAATGAAATACAGAAGttattttatgaaaaaaaaaagcaacaatAGTACTATAAGGagactttctttcttcccAAGTTGGTCTTGCCCATAACAATAAGGAGCCTGGGATCAACTTTTGATCTGCATCCAACCGGCCATTTTTAAACCGGCCACAAATCAATTACGCATTGGGCTGTTAAAAAgcatattttttgaaacataGAAGCGTTTGTTACAGTCTGTTTTGGATATGATTAGTGATAATTTTAACGGGAAAAATAATCGAGGGCGTGAAAGCATTTTGCATTCTGATCGCAATGCATCGTTTGTTTCTTATGGATCGGTTTCAgacaatcaaaaaaagtCTGACAGTGCAGATGTAACAACTTCTCTCGCTCAGTCGAATGGAAATAATTGtgatgtaaacaataaCAGACCTTCTGGTACTGCAGTTTGGAAAGTGCTTCCTGCACTTTTATTAGGCATTATTTTGTCTGCTCTGGATAATAGTATGTCACTCTCAATACAGTCGGCTTTACTATATACTAACTTATACTAGCCATTGTTGCTTCCACATATACAAAGGTACGTTTATAAACTTGTTATCACATATGCCAAACTTACTGTTCTGCTAACCTTGATTTTAAACAGATCGGTGCCGAGTTTGGAAAGTTTAATGAAGTATCTTGGGCAGCTACTTCGTACATGATAGCATGTACAGCCTTCCAACCCTTGTTTGGACGATTTTGTGAAATATACGGAAGAAAATCTACTCTTCTATTTGCTTATTCCGTCTTTGGACTTGGTTGTTTGCTTTGGTATGTCACGCGATAGCAGACTTCTCTCcaattgtttcaaaataaGGCTAACTTTTATAGCGGCTTATCCCAATCGCTTTATCAGCTTGTTATTGCCCGTGCTATTGCAGGCATTGGAGGAGGTGGTATGAACTCCACGGTCACAATTTTAATGAGTGATTTGGTACCTTTAAAGCAGCGCGGAACATACCAAGGTATTataaatgtattttttgCAGTTGGCTCTAGTTTGGGAGGACCCATAGGCGGTTTTTTTGCCGACCAATTCACTTGGAGATTgggattttttattcaagtTCCCTTGCTAGTAGTTGCATTCCTTTCGGTcaccttttttcttcatcttccgCATCATAATCGAGAAAGTTTTACTGAAAAGTTTTCGAGAATTGACTGGTTGggtcttcttcttttaatatCAGGTGTCTTTAATATGACTTTTGCTTTAACCCTCGGAGGAAACACTCGACCATGGTCCGATCCTTTAGTCTGCACGCTTATTTTAGGATCATTGATCTCTTATTCTAGCTTTTTATATGTCGAAACCTATGTTGCCGAAGAGCCTTTAGCCCCTATAACTGTGCTTAAAGACAGAACATGTCTGTCTGCCTAtctttgtaattttttccaaagtttGTCTCAACTAAGTTGGATTTATTCCTTGCCAGTTTATTATCAAGCTGTAATGAACCAAAGTACCGAAAAATCTGGCGTTTGGCTAATTCCAATGATTGTGGGTTCAAGTATCGGTTCCTTGCTTGGTGGAATTGTGATAAGTTTGACCGGAAATTACAAGAGAATTACCGTATTTAGTTACTTCCTCGCATTCGCTGGAGCTCTTTGTATGTTGCGATATGGTTTAGATACCCATGTTTGGGAATACATCTTATATCCCTTT contains:
- the rad13 gene encoding DNA repair nuclease Rad13 codes for the protein MGVSGLWNVLEPVKRPVKLETLNDKRLAVDASIWIYQFLKAVRDKEGNQLKSSHIVGFFRRICKLLFFGIKPIFVFDGGAPVLKRQTLRKRQARRVDRQENAALTANKIYALQMRHQAMRLEEESRKAEVEVDTSLQAKNQKLSSMSLDNNDVKPVLNNQKKYLKPDPYQLPEMDVSFDNLNNAHDPRVMSQEELTNYAMNFGDIEDVNLFDFSSIDFDSSMFRSLPDTDKYSILSAARLRSRFRMGLSTDQLAEMFPNRMDFSRFQIERLKERNDLTQRLMDFTGMNQFGPGRVAGEKNREYILVKNEGAEGGWALGVISGTAKNDPIVIDEDAVKLSSTMGEDDDEAEFDDVPLPETQKQMNPRELVAAKLREVRERSFEEEDDSENKEIDEIMTQLATHESIESYNRDGTTNLFNLSTEDIDNIRREVETNEDKKPKDVVFLEKKGKSESPERKLVEDDNTTNVPQKVEPKESIFMDDLPTFDNKESDHALGPLPFKEMDWGKSLFFSGIKDKSLSSEQGSVNSVKKSTESEPVLGQALNLEATSHKSDIENESVDNLLVPNNQQFDKGLKEQHPTDQQVEKSFGTICNDAVPIKEESPTLDSAISSSLENKGLKRSSPLLIKVNEGDYRHEYAKKEASHGDFELKAISTMTDNKNEADEKEDFAKMNKEDHSIEHINIPEELSDFNSKEETRTDMAENNNDVVEKEGHAKMDKEVYSNEHTDSSQNLADNNSEQKATHKHSMDGITGEEEDDNLEVAQNLMDEEEDDMMIRMAEEEKEYDRFVSELNKKNTDSNWDQEAFEKRIQELKVQKRTEKRDADEVTQMMIRECQELLRLFGLPYIIAPQEAEAQCAKLLELKLVDGIVTDDSDVFLFGGTRIYRNMFNQNKFVELYLMDDMKREFNVDQTKLIRLAHLLGSDYTLGLAKVGPVLALEILREFPGETGLFEFKQWFQRLSTGQATKEDLGTPVKRRISKLLGKVVIPPDFPNPMVDEAYLKPNVDESKQKFQWGIPDLDELRQFLMATVGWSKQRANEVLLPIIQDINRKEFEGTQSNLTQFFSGGNVFAPRVAYQFRSKRMEHALSSFRPDQPDQNERDLSTSLGITDVDANEESEQNQMSDPLKQRIAKRKRMMQSRRDSDSESSSEDEISSSSLSALSEQNKASAPLKTELSTKLTKKTSRVRKRQ
- a CDS encoding DUF757 family protein, PBDC1-like protein, which produces MATNIDAEQAVNAEEFAVKAVEQAQIYWSLLGMRKGSELRLTKYDDEIFEDLKKTFPEFENPKTVEFVNEEEMKSPKGKAAWRPFMMRYQKKIDDYNFGTLLRVRNTDEYGQDTTIFVPRMQFFAFEIARNKYGMNDWVYKN
- a CDS encoding Sad1-UNC-like protein involved protein folding in the ER, which produces MQVVFGNFLRYLNVSFFKYFILFLFIFSNSNALINHESAVCENTLSIFSDIFREETEQCHCYEHVQEDINSVEASKTMKDFEATSLPAQFNLTENSTSSIEDESFNKTALIQNPTKTARSPSVKTDYESASLEQPIPQASIDTAIGDEAKDKSANENPDNPYSQTCVETSPVAKEGASSEAPIAAHVTSEEKRFNFASTDCAAAVLKTNAEAEGASSILTENKDKYMLNKCSATKMFVVIELCEDIYVDTVQIANFEFFSSIFRTVRISVSGKYPKQESSWMELGTFTAMNLRTLQSFRIENPLIWAKYMKIEILSHYGSEFYCPLSLVHVFGKTMIEEFEEENEEGYSNDFDLSQNNQADVLSSNAKNDSQFIQPEQTASILNTEENKSHYPSSVMNVAPASTTATKTEVEEDQSICNSNKECVTNHVFSSFVTGNLSSSSAAGSPPFPTATHHLNQESIYKNINKRLSILEERKKLFDEAIQKTLASFGKHDTKQLNLSDSLNEISMSHRGEFDQMRYQYQRIQSSFYILQARLELASAENEFVQRRIQSLSDDSSFQKRLLVLQLTLLIVLVVYIAVSYFPANPSVNDNMLLQSSSAPQAFDSNNDYRQANPSDDREIASRPPSLFNSIPSKESSVVYKVTEDSNDDQTPQPDNVSGSQMKNPGMKKLFHSRSYSVY
- the fnx2 gene encoding vacuolar amino acid transmembrane transporter Fnx2 — its product is MISDNFNGKNNRGRESILHSDRNASFVSYGSVSDNQKKSDSADVTTSLAQSNGNNCDVNNNRPSGTAVWKVLPALLLGIILSALDNTIVASTYTKIGAEFGKFNEVSWAATSYMIACTAFQPLFGRFCEIYGRKSTLLFAYSVFGLGCLLCGLSQSLYQLVIARAIAGIGGGGMNSTVTILMSDLVPLKQRGTYQGIINVFFAVGSSLGGPIGGFFADQFTWRLGFFIQVPLLVVAFLSVTFFLHLPHHNRESFTEKFSRIDWLGLLLLISGVFNMTFALTLGGNTRPWSDPLVCTLILGSLISYSSFLYVETYVAEEPLAPITVLKDRTCLSAYLCNFFQSLSQLSWIYSLPVYYQAVMNQSTEKSGVWLIPMIVGSSIGSLLGGIVISLTGNYKRITVFSYFLAFAGALCMLRYGLDTHVWEYILYPFLGGLGTGISITTTLVAIIHASPSALQASAIATSYLFRSNGCVLGVSISTSIIQTSLKLQLKKYINYGLDELIHQLQKDISFVHTLPEQIRIIVIRALLTSVHYTFLFTSISFFVALLISLLIRSQQI